The following are encoded in a window of Halorubrum sp. PV6 genomic DNA:
- a CDS encoding DUF4397 domain-containing protein codes for MAETASVRVGHCCPDAPNVDVHVDGEIAFEDVPFETISEYAELPAESHEIAVTPHGDDEAVLDLTVELEANGAYSALATGMLAEAECTVLSDAPGDVEADQTHVRFVHASPDAPAVDVRVANGGPTLCENIEFRSASEYVPVDAGSYDVEVVPHGSDDIALSLPDTELDGGAAVSAIAVGQAGDDSLGAVFADDTQ; via the coding sequence ATGGCAGAAACCGCATCCGTCCGCGTTGGTCACTGTTGTCCGGACGCACCGAACGTCGATGTCCACGTCGACGGCGAAATCGCCTTCGAAGACGTGCCATTCGAAACCATCAGCGAGTACGCCGAGCTGCCGGCTGAAAGCCACGAGATCGCTGTCACGCCGCATGGCGACGACGAGGCAGTCCTCGATCTGACAGTCGAACTTGAGGCAAACGGCGCGTACTCGGCGCTTGCGACTGGTATGCTCGCTGAAGCCGAGTGTACAGTACTTTCCGACGCCCCCGGTGATGTCGAAGCCGACCAAACTCACGTCCGGTTTGTCCACGCCTCACCGGACGCTCCCGCTGTCGACGTGCGAGTCGCCAACGGTGGTCCGACTCTGTGTGAAAATATCGAGTTCCGAAGCGCCAGCGAGTACGTTCCTGTTGACGCTGGCTCCTACGACGTTGAGGTCGTCCCGCATGGAAGCGACGACATCGCGCTCTCGCTGCCTGACACCGAACTTGACGGCGGCGCCGCAGTCTCAGCAATCGCGGTTGGGCAGGCGGGTGACGACTCGCTCGGCGCAGTGTTCGCGGACGACACCCAGTAG
- a CDS encoding RNA-guided endonuclease TnpB family protein, whose product MEADGLTHTLDFQLDIREGDPSLLTDGTLESRRVVNEIFRLDKEGWDWDDIEDAVVDRSDHVQNTTQRLVAKATTALREYYGDEDHDYGRPNNNVREPFPIRMNHGEGYDLSLDGDTNDIHFRVSALKHNHVRGVLTGSPDHVEQLQTALQDEDDEWRVGTAEVVPVDGGHELHVNVTRTTADVAPKEDAQTVVGVDINEDCVALAVLDEDDIIASVIIDYTLIKERRHEFFTMRKRMQQNGQTAFETVLQDREKRYVHDQLHKISHDVVEWVSQFENPIMVFEDLTDMREDIEYGTRMNRRLHSLPFAKLRSYITYKAAWEGIPSDAVDPEYTSQECPRTECEHRVRANRRGKRFKCVECGCQDHADRGAGISIAKRWMSKEERNVPLLKILPGFQQVRREASGRVDRPAATPSLVGGHQTESGAGVLR is encoded by the coding sequence ATGGAAGCGGATGGACTCACCCACACTCTCGATTTCCAGCTCGACATTCGAGAGGGCGATCCATCCCTCCTAACAGACGGCACACTCGAATCCCGACGAGTCGTCAACGAGATCTTCCGTCTCGACAAGGAAGGCTGGGATTGGGACGACATCGAAGACGCCGTCGTTGACCGCAGCGACCACGTCCAAAACACCACTCAACGACTCGTCGCCAAAGCGACCACCGCACTCCGAGAATACTACGGCGACGAGGATCACGACTACGGACGCCCCAACAACAACGTTCGCGAACCATTCCCCATTCGGATGAATCACGGAGAGGGATACGACCTATCTCTTGACGGGGACACCAACGACATCCACTTCAGAGTTAGTGCACTCAAACACAACCACGTTCGCGGCGTTCTCACGGGCAGTCCCGATCACGTGGAACAACTCCAAACCGCACTTCAAGATGAAGATGACGAATGGCGTGTCGGTACCGCAGAAGTCGTTCCCGTAGACGGCGGCCACGAACTACACGTGAACGTCACGCGGACAACTGCTGACGTAGCTCCCAAAGAGGACGCTCAGACCGTTGTTGGCGTGGACATCAACGAGGACTGTGTTGCGCTCGCCGTATTGGACGAAGACGATATCATTGCCTCCGTGATCATCGACTACACACTGATCAAGGAACGCCGTCACGAGTTCTTCACGATGCGGAAGCGAATGCAACAGAACGGGCAAACCGCGTTCGAGACAGTTCTTCAAGACCGTGAAAAGCGGTACGTTCACGACCAACTCCACAAAATATCACACGACGTTGTGGAGTGGGTCAGTCAGTTCGAAAATCCGATCATGGTCTTCGAGGACTTGACCGACATGCGTGAAGACATCGAGTATGGGACTCGAATGAACCGGCGGCTACACTCGCTTCCGTTCGCTAAGCTTCGGTCGTACATCACGTACAAAGCGGCATGGGAGGGCATCCCGTCAGATGCGGTTGATCCAGAGTACACGTCCCAAGAGTGTCCGAGAACGGAGTGCGAACACCGAGTCCGAGCGAATCGGCGTGGGAAGCGATTCAAGTGTGTTGAGTGCGGGTGTCAGGACCACGCAGATCGTGGGGCTGGCATCAGTATCGCGAAAAGGTGGATGTCGAAAGAAGAGAGAAATGTGCCTCTTCTCAAGATCCTACCGGGATTCCAGCAGGTGCGACGAGAGGCATCGGGGCGTGTGGACCGCCCGGCTGCGACCCCGTCACTCGTTGGAGGTCACCAGACCGAGAGTGGCGCGGGAGTGTTACGCTAA
- a CDS encoding IclR family transcriptional regulator → MGDADSVTVQATVTSLQILEELYERDGGGVTELADELAVSKSAVYNHLSTLCTLGYVTNTEGTYELTHQCLRIGFGTRERNPVYQAASGEIRGLARNTNAVANLVVPEGPNVVYLHRAGQQDHPIPIGGSVRLHAAAAGKAVLAFRSPDEIDAYVARHGLDQKTERTVTDPATLRSELRSIRDRKIAFDRGELNGNWRCVASPIVVDGDPMGAVSVSGSADEMQGKRLEEDTAGLVSSTAKTIELELL, encoded by the coding sequence ATGGGAGATGCAGACTCCGTCACCGTTCAGGCGACCGTAACATCCCTCCAGATCCTCGAAGAGCTATATGAGCGTGACGGCGGCGGCGTCACCGAACTAGCCGACGAATTAGCAGTCTCGAAGAGCGCGGTCTACAACCACCTCTCGACGCTCTGTACGCTCGGATACGTGACGAACACGGAGGGAACGTACGAACTCACGCACCAATGCCTCCGGATCGGGTTCGGGACACGAGAACGGAACCCCGTCTACCAGGCGGCAAGCGGTGAAATTCGGGGGCTCGCACGAAACACGAACGCGGTGGCGAACCTCGTCGTCCCCGAGGGGCCGAACGTAGTGTACCTCCACCGCGCCGGCCAGCAGGACCATCCGATTCCGATCGGTGGGAGCGTCCGACTTCACGCGGCCGCCGCCGGGAAGGCGGTCCTCGCGTTCAGGTCCCCGGACGAGATTGACGCGTACGTCGCTCGCCACGGACTCGATCAGAAGACCGAACGAACCGTGACAGACCCCGCGACGCTCAGATCAGAGCTCCGGTCAATCAGAGATCGAAAGATCGCATTCGACCGCGGCGAACTCAACGGAAACTGGCGCTGTGTCGCCTCGCCTATCGTCGTCGACGGTGACCCTATGGGCGCGGTTAGCGTCTCTGGATCGGCCGACGAGATGCAGGGAAAGCGACTCGAAGAAGACACAGCTGGGCTCGTATCCAGCACTGCAAAGACGATCGAACTCGAACTGTTGTGA
- a CDS encoding extracellular solute-binding protein produces the protein MKGAGLAGIAGLAGCVGTGDPGSGDGSDGGDGSDGGDGSDGSDGSDDSGNTAMASEINVWGWDVAARALQITAEEYEAENDATVAVEEFGRSAMKDRLQTNLLSGSGAPAVSMLESVDGPSFIATDSVAPLTDEIEEASVQEDFVSGKWEALTVDGDIYALPWDTGPTAVYYRRSVYDEHDIDPSSIETWADLIEEGQKLPDDQYMLNLPEGDLSGVWRYQFRQLSGEPFLDSGEVNIHNEKSLKVAQNIKEIYDADIAANIEGWTSAWFSAYGDATIASLPSAAWMEGTLRAELPDTAGDWGVYKIPALESGGPRASNWGGSNLMIANQVSEEKKQRGWDYMEWSLATEEMQLAMYDEYGLFPALETVYDEPVFDEELDFYDGQAARALFAEVAQNAPGYRFTADTPEVSQAMETELQRMINGEQSPEEAVQAAAETVGENTDRDLA, from the coding sequence ATGAAAGGCGCAGGACTCGCGGGGATCGCGGGCCTCGCAGGCTGTGTCGGAACCGGTGATCCGGGCAGTGGAGACGGGAGCGACGGCGGTGACGGCAGTGACGGCGGCGATGGGAGTGACGGCAGCGACGGCAGTGACGACAGCGGAAACACGGCGATGGCGTCCGAAATCAACGTGTGGGGTTGGGACGTTGCCGCGCGGGCGCTGCAGATCACGGCCGAAGAGTACGAGGCAGAAAACGACGCAACGGTCGCGGTCGAGGAGTTCGGTCGCTCGGCGATGAAAGACCGTCTCCAGACCAACCTGCTTTCCGGCTCCGGTGCGCCGGCGGTCTCCATGCTCGAGTCCGTCGACGGTCCCTCGTTCATCGCGACTGACTCCGTCGCCCCACTCACCGACGAGATCGAGGAGGCGAGCGTTCAGGAGGACTTCGTCTCCGGCAAGTGGGAAGCGCTCACTGTCGACGGCGACATCTACGCGCTCCCGTGGGACACCGGCCCAACAGCGGTCTACTACCGCCGGTCGGTGTACGACGAACACGACATCGACCCCTCATCGATCGAGACGTGGGCAGACCTCATCGAAGAGGGCCAGAAGCTCCCGGACGACCAGTACATGCTCAACCTCCCCGAGGGCGACCTCTCTGGAGTCTGGCGCTACCAGTTCCGTCAGCTGTCCGGCGAGCCGTTCCTGGACAGCGGCGAGGTGAACATCCACAACGAGAAGTCGCTCAAAGTGGCCCAAAACATCAAAGAGATCTACGACGCCGACATCGCGGCCAACATCGAGGGCTGGACCTCGGCGTGGTTCAGCGCGTACGGCGACGCGACCATCGCGTCGCTCCCCTCGGCGGCGTGGATGGAGGGGACGCTGCGCGCAGAGCTTCCCGATACCGCGGGCGACTGGGGTGTGTACAAGATTCCCGCCCTTGAGTCCGGCGGTCCGCGGGCGTCGAACTGGGGCGGTTCCAACCTCATGATCGCCAACCAGGTCTCCGAAGAAAAGAAACAGCGCGGCTGGGACTACATGGAGTGGTCGCTGGCGACCGAGGAGATGCAACTCGCCATGTACGACGAATACGGACTGTTCCCGGCTCTGGAGACCGTCTACGACGAGCCAGTGTTCGACGAGGAACTGGACTTCTACGACGGACAGGCGGCTCGTGCGCTGTTCGCCGAGGTCGCACAGAACGCGCCGGGCTACCGGTTCACCGCCGACACGCCCGAAGTGTCGCAGGCGATGGAAACCGAACTCCAGCGCATGATAAACGGCGAGCAGTCTCCTGAAGAGGCTGTACAGGCTGCTGCGGAGACGGTCGGCGAAAACACCGATCGAGACCTCGCGTAA
- a CDS encoding carbohydrate ABC transporter permease, translating into MATSDETTDRTGQAYRRRASEKVREATREFRRAFRPVWDRFRFARQDLTAATPTLPRVAYLFISPFFLLFSVFLAFPVFYTLYLSFFEYQGVGQGSLFWIDLGPLYIEIPRIAQLDFVALGNYARLLGNDLFWQSMFNTSYILVIQVPLMIGLALALALALNASFMRLKGVFRTAIALPVSANLVAYSTVFLLLFNEQLGFLNYVLAGVGLGPVPWLTDGFWARNTIIAAVTWRWTGYNMIILLAGLQTIPQQLYEAAEIDGANRWEKFRYVTLPQLKPVLLFVVVLSTIGTFKLFAEPYVITGGGPTNSTITIVQYIYRQAFINFNLGYASALTVVFVAIVSVFSVVQIKIGGED; encoded by the coding sequence ATGGCAACTTCTGACGAGACAACTGATCGAACCGGCCAAGCGTACCGCCGCCGTGCCAGTGAGAAAGTCCGGGAAGCGACGCGAGAGTTCAGACGAGCGTTCCGTCCGGTGTGGGACCGATTCCGGTTCGCGAGACAGGATCTGACAGCGGCGACGCCGACGCTGCCGCGGGTCGCGTACCTGTTCATCTCTCCGTTCTTCCTGCTTTTCAGCGTGTTCCTCGCCTTCCCGGTGTTTTACACTCTGTACCTGTCGTTCTTTGAGTACCAGGGCGTCGGACAGGGCTCGCTGTTCTGGATCGATCTCGGCCCGCTGTACATCGAAATACCGCGGATAGCACAGCTTGATTTCGTCGCGCTCGGAAATTACGCTCGGCTGCTCGGCAACGACCTGTTCTGGCAGTCGATGTTCAACACCTCGTACATCTTGGTCATCCAGGTCCCGCTGATGATCGGGCTTGCGCTCGCGCTCGCGCTCGCACTGAACGCCTCCTTTATGCGACTGAAAGGGGTGTTCCGGACCGCCATCGCGCTGCCAGTGTCGGCCAACCTCGTAGCGTACTCGACGGTGTTCCTGTTGCTCTTTAACGAGCAACTGGGCTTCCTCAACTACGTCCTCGCGGGCGTCGGACTGGGTCCGGTCCCGTGGCTGACCGACGGGTTCTGGGCGCGGAACACGATCATCGCGGCCGTGACGTGGCGATGGACGGGATACAACATGATCATCCTCCTCGCCGGTCTCCAGACGATTCCACAGCAACTGTACGAGGCCGCGGAGATTGACGGGGCGAACCGCTGGGAGAAATTCCGGTACGTCACGCTCCCGCAGCTCAAACCGGTGTTGCTGTTCGTCGTCGTGCTGTCGACAATTGGCACCTTCAAACTGTTCGCCGAGCCGTACGTCATCACCGGCGGCGGTCCGACGAACTCCACTATCACTATCGTGCAGTACATCTACCGACAGGCATTCATCAACTTCAACCTCGGCTACGCGAGCGCGCTCACGGTCGTCTTCGTGGCGATCGTCAGCGTGTTCTCGGTCGTCCAGATCAAGATCGGAGGTGAGGACTGA
- a CDS encoding carbohydrate ABC transporter permease: MRDQRRKDAVWQFLTYAFVITMVIVMMVPLYWMLVAATLPQEQFLQFPPRLIPGTAFMDNFAALQERLDFVRTIRNSVLIAVIYTLLSLVLCSMAGFAFAKYEFKYKEPIFYTILATLVLPIQLLVIPLFLLMAQLDWTNTFRAIILPWAANPIGIFLMRQNMKSIPDALLESARMDGATEFQIFYRIALPTMRSSLAALAIILFLFQWDLFLYPLVILESSDMYTIPIGLAQLTGFQRIYYDQIMVAATLAIVPMVVLFLVLQKQFVSGILAGSLKE; the protein is encoded by the coding sequence ATGCGCGACCAGCGTCGTAAGGACGCGGTCTGGCAGTTCCTCACCTACGCGTTCGTCATCACGATGGTTATCGTGATGATGGTCCCGCTGTACTGGATGTTGGTGGCCGCAACGCTCCCGCAAGAGCAGTTTCTGCAGTTCCCGCCGCGGTTGATCCCCGGCACCGCGTTTATGGACAACTTCGCGGCCCTGCAGGAGCGACTCGACTTCGTCCGGACGATCCGGAACAGCGTCCTCATCGCCGTCATCTACACGCTGCTGTCGCTTGTGCTGTGTTCGATGGCCGGCTTTGCGTTCGCGAAGTACGAGTTCAAGTACAAAGAGCCGATCTTCTACACAATTTTGGCGACGCTCGTGTTGCCCATCCAGCTGCTCGTCATTCCGCTGTTCCTGCTGATGGCACAGCTGGACTGGACGAACACGTTCCGAGCGATAATTCTCCCGTGGGCAGCGAACCCTATCGGAATCTTCCTCATGCGACAGAACATGAAATCGATTCCAGACGCCCTGCTTGAGTCCGCGCGGATGGACGGGGCGACGGAGTTCCAGATATTCTACCGGATCGCGCTCCCAACGATGCGGTCGTCGCTGGCCGCGCTCGCGATCATTCTGTTCCTCTTCCAGTGGGACCTGTTCCTTTACCCGCTCGTGATCTTAGAATCCTCGGACATGTACACGATCCCAATCGGGCTGGCACAGCTAACCGGGTTCCAGCGGATCTATTACGATCAGATCATGGTGGCGGCGACACTCGCCATCGTGCCGATGGTCGTGCTGTTCTTAGTGTTACAAAAGCAGTTCGTCAGTGGCATCCTCGCGGGTTCCCTTAAGGAGTAA
- a CDS encoding ABC transporter ATP-binding protein: protein MAGINITDLDKVYDSGTENVVAVEDLSVDIDHGEFLVLVGPSGCGKSTTLRCLAGLEDVTEGSIAFGDQDVTDRRASERDVAMVFQNYALYPHMTVRSNIGFGLKLSTKLTGDEIEEKVEDVAEMLGISKLLNEKPKALSGGQQQRVALGRAIVREPSVFLMDEPLSNLDAKLRSDMRTELQELQADLDVTTVYVTHDQTEAMAMGDRIAVMDGGVLQQVGSPEDVYRSPVNQFVADFIGSPSINLITADVDGDTLRGPGGFTYTLDDPAPVEGHDRVSVGIRPEDITIIDSGANAADVTVVEPMGNENFLYMEMDGHELTARVEPAIRPAEDTQVAFDFSEAAVYLFDVENGDALKTKTDTVDLSVVGTPES, encoded by the coding sequence ATGGCAGGAATCAACATTACAGACCTAGACAAGGTGTACGACTCCGGAACCGAGAACGTGGTCGCGGTAGAGGATCTCTCCGTCGATATCGACCACGGCGAGTTCCTCGTGTTGGTCGGTCCGTCCGGCTGCGGGAAATCGACGACGCTCCGCTGTCTCGCCGGCCTCGAAGACGTGACTGAAGGGTCCATCGCGTTCGGCGACCAAGACGTCACGGACCGCCGGGCCAGCGAGCGCGACGTGGCGATGGTTTTCCAGAACTACGCGCTGTACCCGCACATGACCGTCCGAAGCAACATCGGCTTCGGGCTGAAGCTCTCGACGAAGCTCACCGGCGACGAAATCGAAGAGAAAGTCGAGGACGTCGCCGAGATGCTGGGTATCAGCAAGCTCCTCAACGAGAAGCCGAAGGCGCTCTCGGGAGGGCAACAACAGCGCGTAGCGCTGGGCCGCGCAATCGTCCGCGAGCCGTCCGTATTCCTAATGGACGAGCCGCTCAGCAACCTCGACGCGAAGCTTCGGTCGGACATGCGGACGGAGCTCCAGGAGCTTCAGGCCGACCTCGACGTGACGACAGTGTACGTCACCCACGACCAGACCGAGGCGATGGCGATGGGCGATCGGATCGCCGTGATGGACGGCGGCGTACTCCAGCAGGTCGGCTCCCCGGAGGACGTGTACCGCTCACCGGTCAACCAGTTTGTTGCAGACTTCATCGGCTCGCCGAGTATCAACCTCATCACGGCCGATGTCGACGGTGACACCCTTCGAGGACCCGGCGGGTTCACCTACACGCTCGACGACCCGGCGCCGGTCGAAGGACACGACCGCGTCAGCGTCGGTATCCGCCCGGAAGACATCACTATCATCGACTCGGGAGCGAACGCGGCTGACGTGACGGTCGTCGAACCGATGGGCAACGAGAACTTCCTCTACATGGAGATGGACGGCCACGAACTCACCGCCCGCGTCGAACCGGCCATCCGGCCGGCTGAGGACACGCAGGTCGCCTTCGACTTCAGTGAGGCGGCCGTGTATCTGTTCGATGTCGAAAACGGCGACGCGCTCAAGACCAAAACCGACACCGTCGACCTGTCCGTCGTCGGAACCCCTGAGTCATAA
- a CDS encoding SDR family NAD(P)-dependent oxidoreductase: MTRRHESPTEHAVPGRFAGQTVIVTGSTRGIGAGVAERFAAEGANVVVSGRTAAAGEAVADRISESNRGADEQRADDAPLTGDATFVRADMRNPDDVAALVEAAAERYGSVDVLVNNAGVQTETTAAEATLDDWSFVLQTDFRAYWLAARAALEHMDRGAIVNVSSNHAYATMPAHFPYNAVKAGINGMTRSLAVDFGPQVRVNTVVPGWVEVERTRDELPEGRLEEVESIHPTGRIGTVADVAGAVSFLASEDAAFVTGSALLLDGGRGAVMQDDTLPNYRARENAE, translated from the coding sequence ATGACCCGCCGACACGAGTCGCCGACCGAACACGCCGTCCCCGGTCGCTTCGCCGGGCAAACCGTGATCGTCACCGGCTCGACGCGGGGGATTGGCGCCGGCGTGGCCGAGCGGTTCGCGGCCGAGGGGGCGAACGTCGTCGTCAGCGGCCGGACCGCGGCCGCCGGCGAGGCCGTCGCCGACCGCATCTCGGAGTCGAACCGGGGAGCTGACGAGCAACGCGCAGACGACGCCCCACTGACGGGCGACGCGACGTTCGTGCGCGCCGACATGCGCAACCCGGACGACGTGGCCGCGCTGGTGGAGGCCGCCGCCGAGCGCTACGGCTCAGTCGATGTCCTCGTCAACAACGCCGGCGTACAGACGGAGACGACCGCCGCGGAGGCGACGCTTGACGACTGGTCGTTCGTCCTGCAGACGGACTTTCGGGCATACTGGCTCGCGGCGCGGGCCGCGCTCGAACACATGGACCGCGGCGCCATCGTCAACGTCTCGTCGAACCACGCCTACGCCACGATGCCCGCGCACTTCCCGTACAACGCGGTGAAGGCGGGAATAAACGGCATGACGCGCTCGCTCGCGGTGGACTTCGGCCCACAGGTCCGGGTGAACACCGTCGTCCCCGGCTGGGTGGAAGTCGAACGGACGCGCGACGAACTGCCCGAGGGTCGACTCGAGGAGGTCGAATCGATCCACCCGACCGGACGGATCGGTACGGTGGCCGACGTGGCTGGAGCGGTCTCGTTCCTCGCGAGCGAGGACGCCGCGTTCGTCACCGGGAGCGCGCTGCTCCTCGACGGCGGTCGCGGCGCGGTGATGCAGGACGACACGCTCCCGAACTACCGGGCGCGCGAGAACGCAGAATAG
- the bga gene encoding beta-galactosidase Bga — protein sequence MRLGVCYFPEHWPSEEWERDVEAMADAGLEYVRMAEFSWGVLEPERGEFNFEWLDEAIELIGDHGMQVVLCTPTATPPKWLVDERPSIRQEDPDGTVQEHGSRRHYCFNSEAYREETTRIVERVTERYANSPHVAGWQTDNEFGCHRTIRCYCDDCADAFRMWLADRYGDVDQLNEAWGNRFWSQQYSSFEEVDPPGPTPAEHHPSRLLAYARFSSDSVVDYNRLHADLIRDANPDWFVTHNFMGRFPTLNAYDVSDDLDLVSWDSYPTGFVQDRFADEASPDQLRAGDPDQVGMDHDLYRSALDRPFWVMEQQPGDVNWPPHCPQPGEGAMRLWAHHAAAHGADAVLYFRWRRCLEGQEQYHAGLRKADGSPDRGYTDATQTSGEFDTLGETDHVDAPVAVVFDYDSLWALDAQPHAPDFDYWALQEAFYGAVRGHGVQVDVVPPTADLSGYEAVVAPALHLVTDSLSERLTNYATAGGELLFGPRTGVKDAENKLRPASQPGPLSDLVGATVDQHESLPRRLEAAVRPVDAPDGDNDTTTPFRTWAEWLEPEAAETQYEYDMDGPADGRPAVVTNAVGDGRVTYCGVWPESALAKTLAANLLDRAGVRHAERLPDGVRIGYRGGHTWVTNFTSDQLRLPDIDADALVVDDTDRDAIDTGAVGGERDASAKGVAVGPYGVAVVEGDHVDGLRVAEQQSIRF from the coding sequence ATGCGTCTTGGTGTCTGTTATTTCCCGGAACACTGGCCGAGCGAAGAGTGGGAACGCGACGTGGAAGCGATGGCCGACGCCGGTCTCGAATACGTACGAATGGCGGAGTTCTCGTGGGGTGTACTTGAACCCGAGCGCGGAGAGTTCAATTTCGAGTGGCTCGACGAAGCCATCGAACTCATCGGCGACCACGGAATGCAGGTCGTGTTGTGTACCCCGACAGCGACGCCGCCAAAGTGGCTGGTCGATGAGCGGCCGTCGATCCGCCAAGAGGATCCAGATGGGACGGTCCAGGAACACGGCAGCCGCCGCCACTACTGTTTTAATTCTGAGGCTTACCGCGAGGAGACGACTCGAATCGTCGAGCGCGTGACGGAGCGATACGCCAACTCGCCGCACGTCGCCGGCTGGCAGACGGATAACGAGTTCGGCTGTCATCGCACCATCAGGTGTTACTGTGACGACTGTGCCGACGCGTTTCGGATGTGGCTCGCCGACCGCTACGGCGACGTCGACCAGCTCAACGAGGCGTGGGGGAATCGGTTCTGGAGCCAACAGTACAGCTCCTTCGAGGAGGTCGATCCGCCGGGACCGACCCCGGCCGAGCATCACCCCTCGCGACTGCTCGCGTACGCCCGGTTCTCCAGCGACTCGGTCGTCGACTACAATCGCCTCCACGCCGACCTCATTCGCGACGCTAACCCCGACTGGTTCGTCACGCACAATTTCATGGGGCGGTTCCCAACCCTGAACGCCTACGACGTGAGCGACGACCTCGACCTCGTTTCGTGGGACTCGTACCCGACGGGATTCGTCCAAGACCGCTTCGCCGACGAGGCGTCTCCGGACCAACTGCGCGCCGGCGACCCCGATCAGGTAGGGATGGACCACGACCTGTACCGAAGCGCGCTCGACCGCCCGTTCTGGGTGATGGAACAGCAGCCGGGAGATGTCAACTGGCCGCCACACTGCCCGCAACCGGGTGAGGGCGCGATGCGGCTCTGGGCACACCACGCCGCGGCTCACGGTGCCGACGCCGTCCTTTACTTTAGATGGCGGCGCTGTCTCGAAGGCCAAGAACAGTATCACGCCGGACTCCGCAAGGCCGACGGCTCCCCAGACCGCGGGTACACAGACGCCACACAGACATCCGGGGAGTTCGATACACTCGGCGAGACCGACCACGTCGACGCGCCAGTTGCGGTCGTGTTCGACTACGACTCGCTGTGGGCGCTCGACGCCCAACCACATGCGCCCGACTTCGACTACTGGGCGCTCCAAGAGGCCTTTTACGGCGCTGTGCGCGGCCACGGTGTTCAGGTCGACGTGGTCCCGCCGACCGCCGACCTCTCGGGGTACGAGGCCGTCGTCGCGCCTGCGCTCCACCTCGTCACCGACAGCCTCTCCGAACGTCTGACCAACTACGCCACAGCCGGCGGCGAGCTACTCTTCGGACCCCGGACGGGAGTGAAAGACGCGGAAAACAAGCTCCGACCGGCGTCACAGCCCGGTCCCCTGAGCGATCTTGTGGGTGCGACCGTCGACCAACACGAGTCGCTCCCGCGACGCCTCGAAGCGGCAGTCCGGCCTGTCGACGCGCCCGACGGCGACAACGACACGACCACCCCGTTCCGAACGTGGGCCGAGTGGCTCGAGCCCGAGGCGGCCGAGACGCAGTACGAGTACGACATGGACGGCCCGGCCGACGGTCGCCCGGCAGTCGTCACCAACGCGGTCGGCGACGGTCGCGTCACCTACTGCGGGGTCTGGCCCGAGTCAGCGCTGGCCAAGACGCTCGCGGCTAACCTGCTCGACCGCGCAGGCGTCCGACACGCCGAGCGACTCCCGGACGGCGTCCGTATCGGCTACCGCGGCGGCCACACGTGGGTAACGAACTTCACGAGCGACCAGCTCCGACTCCCCGACATCGACGCCGACGCGCTCGTCGTCGACGACACTGACAGAGACGCCATCGATACGGGAGCGGTCGGCGGCGAGAGAGACGCATCGGCAAAAGGCGTCGCCGTAGGACCGTACGGGGTCGCCGTCGTCGAAGGCGACCACGTTGACGGGTTGCGGGTCGCCGAGCAGCAATCGATCAGGTTTTAA